A single Carnobacterium inhibens subsp. inhibens DSM 13024 DNA region contains:
- the smpB gene encoding SsrA-binding protein SmpB has protein sequence MPKGSGKVLAQNRKASYDFSILDTVEAGVVLQGTEIKSIRAGRINLKDGYAKIQNGEIYLHNVHISPYEQGNQFNHDPLRTRKLLMHKKQIMRLLGETKSSGNTLIPLKVYLKDGYAKVLIGLAKGKKKYDKREDLKRKDQKRELDRALRSR, from the coding sequence ATGCCAAAAGGTTCAGGTAAAGTACTTGCACAAAATAGAAAAGCAAGCTATGATTTTTCAATATTAGATACAGTAGAAGCTGGGGTAGTATTGCAAGGAACAGAGATCAAGTCTATTAGAGCAGGTCGAATCAACTTAAAAGACGGCTATGCTAAGATTCAGAATGGTGAGATTTATTTACACAATGTTCATATCAGTCCTTATGAACAAGGTAATCAGTTTAATCATGATCCATTAAGAACGAGAAAATTATTGATGCATAAAAAACAAATCATGCGTTTGCTAGGAGAAACAAAATCTAGCGGAAACACATTGATTCCATTAAAAGTTTATTTAAAAGATGGTTATGCAAAAGTATTGATTGGGTTAGCTAAAGGGAAGAAAAAATACGATAAGCGTGAAGATTTGAAACGAAAAGATCAAAAACGCGAGTTAGATCGTGCCTTAAGATCAAGATAA
- a CDS encoding alpha/beta hydrolase, with protein sequence MAIHSFFFEKGPQAVILMHAYSSTPNDVRMLARALEKENYTVYAPLFNGHGTDDPEDILAASPKDWVRDAKEAIHFLKEKGYQEIAVFGLSLGGIIATKMLVDSEPIVAGGTFCSPVVNFHSENNVKEAFLTLVRIMKKKAGYSELEINDRMPEVERKLTNQLTELNELTKSMGNQYSEIKKPVFIAQAGQDEMINPELSIAFKESLKQAPVVDFHWYEDSKHAVTVGVDRKALQTDVSSFLKQLDWNGG encoded by the coding sequence ATGGCAATACACTCATTTTTTTTTGAAAAGGGTCCTCAAGCAGTAATCTTGATGCATGCGTATTCCAGCACACCCAATGATGTACGAATGTTGGCAAGAGCCTTAGAGAAGGAAAATTATACGGTCTATGCGCCTTTATTTAATGGGCACGGAACAGATGATCCCGAAGATATTTTAGCAGCATCTCCAAAAGATTGGGTAAGAGATGCAAAAGAAGCTATCCACTTCCTAAAAGAAAAAGGGTATCAAGAAATAGCCGTTTTTGGGTTATCTTTAGGCGGCATAATCGCAACAAAAATGCTGGTTGATAGTGAACCGATAGTGGCAGGTGGAACATTTTGTTCACCAGTTGTAAACTTTCACAGTGAAAATAATGTTAAAGAAGCATTTTTAACATTAGTACGAATAATGAAAAAGAAAGCAGGTTATTCGGAACTAGAGATAAATGACCGGATGCCAGAAGTAGAACGTAAATTAACAAATCAATTAACTGAATTAAACGAATTAACCAAATCAATGGGAAATCAGTACAGTGAGATAAAGAAACCAGTTTTTATCGCGCAAGCTGGTCAAGACGAAATGATCAACCCGGAGCTTTCTATAGCTTTTAAAGAGTCATTGAAACAAGCTCCTGTGGTAGATTTTCATTGGTATGAAGACAGTAAACATGCTGTAACCGTGGGTGTAGATCGTAAAGCGTTGCAAACAGATGTCAGCAGCTTTTTAAAACAGTTAGATTGGAATGGAGGATAA
- a CDS encoding 3-phosphoglycerate dehydrogenase family protein translates to MYTIKTYNAIAEEGLKKFNIENYQLNQTDDPDGIVLRSQNLHDMKFSSQLKAIARAGAGTNNIPIQECTEKGIVVFNTPGANANAVKELVLASLLLAVRPIIEGVEWVKTLEGPDVDKKVEAEKKRFVGSELAGKQLGVIGLGSIGAMVANDAYRLGMDVVGYDPYVSVDTAWSISSRVKRVLSIEEVLTTSDYITVHVPLLDSTRAMISAEKLALIKKEAVLLNFARGELVDLDAVISALKNGQLKSYLTDFADERLIEMDNVVVLPHLGASTEEAEINCAKMASKTLKYFLETGNIVHSVNFPTVEMVLNFPLRLAIINRNITNMVAQMSIGLAEYGVNIVNIMNKSRGDYAYTLIDIESIPEEKLMDIVNRIKSVAGILSVRVIKNESIK, encoded by the coding sequence ATGTACACTATTAAAACGTATAATGCTATAGCAGAAGAAGGCCTAAAAAAGTTTAATATAGAAAATTATCAATTAAATCAAACGGATGATCCGGATGGGATAGTACTAAGAAGTCAAAATCTTCATGATATGAAGTTTTCAAGTCAGTTAAAGGCCATTGCACGTGCGGGTGCCGGTACGAATAATATCCCTATACAAGAGTGCACTGAAAAAGGCATCGTTGTTTTTAATACACCAGGAGCTAATGCAAATGCGGTAAAAGAATTGGTATTAGCTAGCCTGTTATTAGCGGTTCGTCCAATAATTGAAGGTGTAGAGTGGGTAAAAACACTTGAAGGACCAGATGTAGATAAAAAAGTAGAGGCAGAAAAAAAACGCTTTGTAGGAAGTGAACTAGCAGGCAAGCAATTAGGGGTTATCGGTTTAGGATCAATTGGTGCGATGGTAGCAAATGATGCTTATCGTTTAGGGATGGACGTTGTTGGCTATGATCCTTATGTTTCAGTTGATACGGCTTGGAGTATCTCTAGCAGGGTAAAACGGGTACTGTCTATTGAAGAAGTATTGACAACTTCAGACTATATAACTGTCCATGTTCCTCTGTTAGATTCAACCCGAGCAATGATTAGTGCTGAGAAGCTGGCTTTAATAAAAAAGGAAGCCGTTTTATTGAATTTTGCTCGCGGCGAATTAGTAGATCTGGATGCAGTTATTTCTGCTCTTAAAAATGGACAACTAAAAAGCTATTTGACCGATTTTGCTGATGAGCGTCTGATTGAGATGGATAATGTGGTCGTGTTGCCTCATTTAGGCGCTTCAACCGAAGAAGCGGAAATCAATTGTGCCAAAATGGCTTCAAAGACATTAAAGTATTTCTTAGAAACTGGAAACATCGTTCATTCTGTCAATTTTCCGACAGTAGAGATGGTTCTTAATTTTCCACTTCGTTTAGCAATTATTAATCGAAATATCACCAATATGGTAGCGCAGATGTCTATTGGGTTAGCTGAATATGGTGTAAATATCGTGAATATTATGAATAAAAGCCGCGGAGATTATGCATATACATTAATTGATATCGAATCTATTCCAGAAGAGAAATTAATGGATATCGTGAATAGAATAAAAAGTGTCGCAGGTATTTTAAGCGTTCGAGTAATAAAAAATGAGAGCATAAAGTAG
- a CDS encoding mannose/fructose/sorbose PTS transporter subunit IIB, whose product MTMEIRLARIDDRLIHGQVATVWAKETKVNRILVVSDEVAKDMLRKTLLKQAAPPGVHTNVITIDKMIAIFNDPKFDSFKTMLLFTNPYDARRVVEGGVVLKSINIGGMSFSEGKKMITNAVAVNNQDIKDLKYLSNQGIELEIRKVAADSKVYMMDLLKKEKMI is encoded by the coding sequence ATGACAATGGAAATTCGATTGGCTCGTATTGATGATCGATTGATTCACGGTCAAGTTGCAACCGTATGGGCAAAAGAAACAAAAGTAAACCGAATTTTGGTAGTAAGTGATGAAGTCGCAAAAGATATGTTAAGAAAAACATTATTAAAACAAGCTGCTCCTCCAGGTGTTCATACAAACGTTATTACGATTGATAAAATGATTGCCATTTTTAATGACCCTAAATTTGATAGTTTCAAAACAATGTTATTGTTTACTAATCCTTATGATGCTAGAAGAGTAGTTGAAGGTGGAGTAGTCTTAAAATCCATCAATATTGGTGGGATGAGTTTTTCAGAGGGGAAAAAGATGATCACAAATGCCGTTGCAGTGAATAACCAAGATATAAAAGACTTGAAGTATTTAAGCAATCAAGGAATCGAGTTAGAGATACGTAAAGTAGCAGCGGACAGTAAAGTTTATATGATGGATTTATTGAAAAAAGAAAAAATGATATAA
- the rnr gene encoding ribonuclease R, with the protein MNDKKTLKEAILVFMNEQKKVSFQVSDISEGMGMTSAADFKILVSSLAEMEREGKLFLNKKGHFKLPSNDPVLTGIFRASDRGFGFVAIEDEDKDIYIPPNMTNYALDGDKVTVDIIKPAEPWSDKGAEGKIKAIVERNFTQLVGEFYAYSEEGIEETGLYGYIDPQDKKITDFRVFIEAEGIKPVDGSIVVVEITLYPDDEFPRSMQGLVKKVVGHINDPGIDILTIVYKHGILTEFSKEALQQADEVPEKISEADFSGRRDLRNEVLVTIDGEDAKDLDDAVGLKRLDNGNYHLGVHIADVSYYVTENSPLDAEAFERGTSVYLTDRVIPMIPQRLSNGICSLNPNVDRLAMSCEMEITPEGEIVGHEIFQSVIKTTKRMTYTEVNQIVTDKNPVTREEYSDLVDMFELMETLHHTLEKKRKSRGAIDFDTKEAKIIVDPEGKPLDIVLRERGVGERLIESFMLAANETVSEHFTRMEVPLIYRVHEQPDSDRMQKFMEFVTAFGITIKGTSQDVSPKTLQKVVNSVKGKPEEQVVSTMMLRSMKQAKYDVEPLGHFGLGAEFYSHFTSPIRRYPDLILHRLIRSYGENGTGSAQKEKWANRLPDIAVETSKAERRAVDAERETDALKKTEYMADKVGEIYEGIIGSVLKFGIFVELPNTVEGLVHISNMKDDYFNYIEEQMMLVGERTGVVYRIGQKVKVKITKADPETREIDFELVPDPDAPKYDGPKRSTQGRGRGNSQRRGKENGSRDSFSAYKPKSKEKDKKKSKPFYKDVAKKKKPKKKK; encoded by the coding sequence ATGAATGACAAAAAAACACTAAAAGAAGCTATTTTAGTTTTTATGAACGAACAAAAGAAAGTTTCATTTCAAGTCAGCGATATTAGTGAAGGAATGGGTATGACTAGTGCCGCAGATTTTAAAATACTTGTCAGTTCATTAGCTGAAATGGAACGAGAGGGCAAACTATTTTTAAATAAAAAAGGTCATTTTAAACTACCAAGCAATGATCCTGTCTTAACAGGTATTTTCAGAGCTAGTGATCGAGGATTTGGATTTGTAGCAATTGAGGATGAAGACAAAGATATCTATATTCCGCCTAATATGACCAACTATGCATTAGATGGAGATAAAGTTACAGTCGATATTATTAAACCTGCGGAACCGTGGTCAGATAAAGGTGCAGAAGGAAAAATAAAAGCGATTGTGGAACGCAATTTTACTCAATTAGTGGGTGAATTTTATGCTTACAGTGAAGAAGGAATCGAAGAAACAGGTTTGTATGGATACATTGACCCTCAAGATAAAAAAATAACGGATTTTAGAGTCTTTATTGAAGCAGAGGGCATCAAACCAGTTGACGGATCCATTGTTGTTGTTGAGATTACTTTGTATCCAGATGACGAATTTCCTAGAAGTATGCAAGGGTTAGTTAAAAAAGTCGTAGGACATATAAATGATCCAGGAATCGATATTTTAACGATTGTATACAAACATGGTATTTTAACTGAATTTTCAAAAGAAGCATTACAACAAGCGGATGAAGTTCCGGAGAAAATTAGTGAAGCGGATTTTTCGGGACGCCGTGATTTAAGAAATGAAGTTTTGGTAACGATAGATGGAGAAGATGCAAAAGACTTAGATGATGCAGTTGGATTGAAACGATTAGATAATGGAAATTACCATCTTGGTGTTCATATTGCAGATGTTTCCTACTATGTAACCGAAAATAGTCCTTTAGATGCTGAAGCATTTGAAAGAGGAACGAGTGTGTATCTGACAGATCGAGTGATACCAATGATTCCGCAACGTTTGTCTAACGGGATTTGTTCTTTAAATCCTAATGTAGACCGTCTAGCTATGAGTTGTGAAATGGAAATTACACCTGAAGGAGAAATCGTGGGACATGAAATCTTCCAAAGTGTGATCAAAACAACGAAACGAATGACTTATACAGAAGTCAATCAAATAGTGACAGATAAAAATCCAGTAACACGTGAAGAATACAGTGATTTAGTAGACATGTTTGAATTAATGGAAACATTGCATCATACACTTGAGAAAAAACGCAAGTCTCGTGGTGCTATTGATTTTGATACAAAAGAAGCAAAAATTATCGTTGATCCTGAAGGCAAACCATTAGATATCGTATTAAGAGAACGCGGCGTAGGGGAACGATTGATTGAGTCTTTTATGTTGGCTGCTAATGAAACAGTATCTGAACATTTTACTAGAATGGAAGTTCCTTTAATTTATCGTGTCCATGAACAACCTGATAGTGACCGCATGCAAAAATTCATGGAGTTTGTTACAGCATTTGGAATCACGATAAAGGGTACCAGTCAGGATGTTTCACCTAAGACTTTGCAAAAAGTAGTGAACAGCGTAAAAGGAAAACCCGAAGAACAAGTTGTTTCGACAATGATGTTAAGAAGTATGAAGCAAGCCAAATATGATGTAGAGCCATTAGGTCATTTTGGGTTAGGTGCAGAATTTTATTCTCACTTCACTTCTCCGATTCGCCGTTATCCAGATTTGATTTTACATCGTTTGATCCGTTCTTATGGAGAAAACGGAACGGGTTCTGCTCAAAAAGAAAAATGGGCAAATCGTTTACCGGATATTGCAGTCGAAACGTCAAAAGCAGAACGTCGTGCTGTTGATGCTGAGAGAGAAACAGATGCATTGAAGAAAACAGAGTATATGGCTGATAAAGTTGGCGAAATCTATGAAGGAATCATTGGTTCAGTCTTGAAATTTGGTATATTCGTTGAATTGCCGAATACGGTTGAAGGTCTGGTTCATATTTCAAATATGAAAGACGATTATTTCAACTACATCGAAGAACAAATGATGCTTGTAGGAGAACGAACTGGTGTGGTTTATCGCATCGGTCAAAAAGTTAAAGTGAAAATAACAAAAGCAGATCCTGAAACACGTGAGATCGACTTTGAATTAGTCCCAGATCCAGATGCGCCTAAATATGATGGACCAAAACGTTCAACGCAAGGCAGAGGTCGTGGAAATAGTCAAAGACGCGGGAAAGAAAACGGGTCAAGAGATAGTTTTTCTGCTTACAAACCGAAATCAAAAGAAAAAGATAAAAAGAAAAGCAAACCTTTTTACAAAGATGTAGCGAAAAAGAAGAAACCTAAAAAGAAAAAATAA
- the secG gene encoding preprotein translocase subunit SecG: protein MYDTLLIAELIISVLLIIVVAMQPTKTNNAASAFTGGAEQLFGKQKARGFEAVLQRATVVLGILFFALALALAYIAIH, encoded by the coding sequence TTGTACGATACACTTTTAATTGCTGAACTAATTATTTCAGTTTTACTTATTATTGTAGTCGCTATGCAACCTACAAAAACAAACAATGCTGCTAGTGCATTTACTGGCGGGGCTGAACAGTTATTTGGGAAACAAAAAGCACGTGGATTTGAAGCAGTATTGCAACGTGCTACAGTAGTACTCGGAATATTATTCTTTGCGTTGGCACTTGCTCTTGCTTATATAGCAATTCATTAA
- a CDS encoding DUF1015 domain-containing protein, whose protein sequence is MVKIKPFKAIRPEPTYAGDIASLPYDVLSTKEARILGDQNEKSFLHIDKAEIDLAEENSPYAEEVYLRAVSNLKEFLKKEWLVQDQQEQFYLYQLTMNGRSQMGLVVCASIEDYLENNIKKHEFTREEKELDRIRHVDATDANTSPIFLTYRDEEAVNTLIEQWVADHAPVYHFSSFHSVEHKVWVIDQSIIIDQLRQLFEQNVTELYIADGHHRTESAVKVALKRKEASPNASIEEEFNYFLAVLFPKSQLAILDYNRVVNEVIPEDFLEKLANKFDVEKVSSSYKPVQTKTMGMYLKKEWYKLTIKPDFMSDDPVKGLDVSLLQEYVLTPLFDIKDIRTDKRIDFIGGIRGMEALSEAVDNGQFTVAFSMYPTKIDELIRVADSGKVLPPKSTWFEPKLLSGLFIHDLESN, encoded by the coding sequence ATGGTGAAAATCAAACCTTTTAAAGCTATCCGTCCAGAACCAACGTATGCCGGAGACATAGCCTCTCTTCCTTATGATGTGCTGAGCACAAAAGAAGCACGAATACTAGGGGATCAGAATGAAAAATCTTTTTTACACATTGATAAAGCAGAAATAGATTTAGCTGAAGAAAACTCTCCATATGCAGAAGAAGTGTATCTAAGAGCGGTAAGCAATTTAAAAGAGTTCTTAAAAAAAGAGTGGCTGGTACAGGATCAGCAGGAACAATTCTATCTGTATCAATTGACCATGAATGGACGTTCACAGATGGGACTAGTAGTCTGTGCATCGATTGAAGATTATCTAGAAAACAATATCAAAAAGCATGAATTTACACGTGAAGAAAAAGAATTGGACCGCATTCGGCACGTCGATGCAACAGATGCGAATACAAGTCCAATATTTTTAACTTACCGGGATGAAGAAGCCGTCAATACACTGATTGAACAATGGGTAGCAGACCATGCGCCTGTTTATCATTTTTCTAGTTTCCATTCTGTTGAACATAAAGTATGGGTAATTGATCAATCAATTATTATTGATCAGTTAAGACAACTATTTGAACAAAATGTAACAGAATTGTACATTGCTGATGGGCATCATCGAACAGAATCAGCTGTTAAAGTAGCTTTAAAAAGAAAAGAAGCATCTCCTAATGCATCAATTGAAGAAGAATTTAATTACTTTTTAGCTGTCCTTTTTCCAAAATCGCAATTGGCTATTTTAGATTATAATCGAGTAGTAAATGAAGTGATTCCAGAAGATTTTTTAGAAAAGTTAGCGAATAAATTTGATGTTGAAAAAGTATCTTCTAGTTATAAACCGGTACAGACAAAAACAATGGGAATGTACTTAAAAAAGGAATGGTACAAATTAACGATAAAACCAGATTTTATGTCAGATGACCCAGTAAAAGGGCTGGACGTTTCGCTTTTACAAGAATATGTCTTGACGCCATTATTCGATATCAAAGATATTCGAACAGATAAACGAATCGATTTTATTGGTGGAATCAGAGGAATGGAAGCATTAAGTGAGGCTGTTGATAATGGACAGTTTACAGTAGCTTTTTCAATGTATCCGACAAAAATCGACGAATTGATACGAGTTGCGGATAGTGGAAAAGTATTGCCTCCAAAATCAACTTGGTTTGAACCGAAATTGTTAAGTGGTTTATTTATCCATGATCTTGAAAGTAACTAA
- the serC gene encoding 3-phosphoserine/phosphohydroxythreonine transaminase, translating to MERVFNFSAGPAIMPVPVLKIIQKDLLSYQGSGMSVMELSHRSSLFQSIINDAESLLRELMEIPSNYKVLFLQGGASLQFTMVPLNLGKNKVAYVDTGSWSKKAIEEAQKVEGLTVDVIASSKENHYAKNPIIPLVDKEYDYLHITTNNTIEGTAFLNIPTNINVPVVADMSSNILSSSYNVSDFGLIYAGAQKNIGPSGLTVVIIREDLMEQKNQLPAMLDYKVQTDNGSMYNTPPTFAIYAAKLMFEWLKELGGVAEIEKINRTKAELLYEAIENSTLYRSPVSAESRSLTNIPFLTGKEELDKLFIIQAESKGFMNLKGHRSVGGMRASLYNAFPLEGVKALVAFMKEFEANVGGV from the coding sequence ATGGAACGAGTTTTCAATTTTTCAGCAGGACCAGCTATCATGCCGGTGCCTGTATTAAAAATCATTCAAAAAGATTTATTATCTTATCAAGGCAGTGGTATGTCGGTAATGGAATTGAGTCACCGCTCCTCTTTATTTCAATCCATTATAAATGATGCAGAATCACTTTTACGTGAATTAATGGAAATTCCTTCAAATTATAAAGTATTATTTCTTCAAGGTGGAGCGAGTTTGCAATTTACGATGGTACCATTAAATTTAGGGAAAAATAAAGTAGCCTATGTTGATACTGGAAGCTGGTCTAAAAAAGCCATAGAAGAAGCTCAAAAAGTAGAAGGCTTAACAGTAGACGTTATTGCTAGTTCTAAAGAAAATCATTATGCTAAAAATCCTATTATTCCTTTAGTTGATAAAGAATATGACTATTTACACATAACAACGAATAATACTATTGAAGGAACGGCTTTTTTGAACATTCCAACTAATATAAATGTTCCTGTAGTTGCGGATATGTCTTCTAATATTTTATCGAGCAGTTACAATGTCTCTGATTTTGGATTAATTTATGCTGGTGCTCAAAAAAATATTGGCCCTTCTGGTTTGACGGTCGTTATTATTCGTGAGGATTTAATGGAGCAAAAGAATCAGTTACCTGCAATGTTGGATTATAAAGTTCAAACAGATAATGGTTCTATGTACAATACGCCGCCGACTTTTGCGATTTATGCTGCAAAATTAATGTTTGAGTGGCTAAAAGAATTAGGCGGTGTTGCAGAGATAGAAAAAATTAATCGAACAAAAGCTGAATTGCTTTATGAAGCTATTGAAAACTCAACATTGTATCGTTCTCCAGTGTCTGCAGAGTCACGTTCCTTGACCAATATTCCATTTCTGACTGGAAAAGAAGAGTTGGACAAATTATTTATCATACAAGCTGAAAGTAAAGGATTTATGAATTTAAAAGGTCATCGCTCAGTAGGTGGAATGAGAGCCAGTTTATATAATGCTTTTCCATTAGAAGGTGTAAAAGCATTGGTTGCTTTTATGAAAGAATTTGAAGCAAACGTAGGAGGAGTATAA
- a CDS encoding glutathione peroxidase, with amino-acid sequence MSVYDYTVNEIGGEEVSLSKYKGKVLVIVNTATECGLAPQLESLEKLYQTYKDQGLVVLGFPSNQFMNQEPREGEEIASFCQKNFGVSFQLHEKILLNGKKADPLYQYLTSETGNKKIKWNFTKFLIGRDGEIIKRFGSTTQPEKMETDIADAVANG; translated from the coding sequence ATGTCTGTTTATGATTATACGGTGAATGAAATTGGTGGGGAAGAAGTTTCACTATCAAAATACAAAGGAAAAGTTTTAGTAATTGTGAATACAGCAACGGAATGTGGGCTGGCTCCTCAATTAGAAAGTTTGGAAAAATTGTATCAAACGTATAAAGATCAAGGACTAGTTGTATTGGGTTTTCCTTCAAACCAGTTCATGAATCAAGAGCCTCGTGAAGGAGAGGAAATTGCTAGCTTTTGTCAGAAAAATTTTGGCGTGTCCTTTCAACTACACGAAAAAATATTATTAAATGGAAAAAAGGCAGATCCACTTTATCAATACTTGACTTCAGAAACAGGTAATAAAAAAATCAAATGGAATTTCACTAAATTCTTGATTGGTCGAGACGGAGAAATCATCAAACGATTTGGCTCAACAACTCAACCTGAAAAAATGGAAACAGATATAGCCGATGCAGTAGCAAATGGCTAA
- a CDS encoding fructose-bisphosphatase class III yields MDLTKKYLNLLAKEYPTIGDTTTEIINLEAIMNLPKGTEHFVSDVHGEYEAFQHVLRNGSGNIKEKIKEIFHNRLSQKEMNSLATLIYYPENKIRLVCSEFEDQEEVDEWYRLTLSRLIELCVFVASKYTRSKVRKALPNEFAYIIEELLSKDGNGYTNKEDYYSEIIGSIILLDRGSEFITAISYLIQRLVVDQLHVVGDIYDRGPYPDKIIDTLIEHHSVDVQWGNHDILWMGAASGSAVCIANVLRISARYDNLEIIEDAYGISLRQLLTFAEMTYPEDLNSCFYPKIDPDKEDYFEDEVRQITKMHQAISVIQFKLEGEIIKRHSEFQLDHRLLLSDIDYEKGTITIKGTEYPLLNTNFPTIDPADPYTLTPEEELVVEKLVTAFKNCERLQKHIAYLYRKGSMYLTYNDNLLFHGCMPLTEDGEFMGMEIQGEQYAGRKLLDKFEEVLRKGYLNKDHKDNEKYLDYVWYLWTGPVSSLFGKDQMTTFERYYVADKATHEEKKNAYYKMRNDEKTCEKILNEFGLDPLKGHIINGHTPVKEKRGEDPIKANGRIIVIDGGFSKAYQGTTGLAGYTLLYNSYGMVLVSHQPFTSVSEAIENEIDIMSTRRVIDRELDRKKVRETDVGKELTKQVSDLNALLAAYRNGDIIEKTRQNHTVLK; encoded by the coding sequence ATGGACTTAACTAAAAAGTACTTAAATTTATTAGCTAAAGAATATCCTACTATTGGAGACACAACTACTGAAATTATTAACTTAGAAGCGATTATGAATTTGCCTAAAGGTACAGAGCATTTTGTTAGCGATGTTCATGGAGAATATGAAGCTTTTCAACATGTGCTAAGAAATGGATCAGGCAATATAAAAGAGAAAATCAAAGAAATTTTTCATAATCGTTTAAGTCAAAAAGAAATGAACAGCTTAGCAACATTAATCTATTATCCAGAAAATAAAATTCGTTTAGTCTGTAGTGAATTCGAAGATCAAGAAGAAGTAGATGAATGGTATAGGTTGACGTTGTCACGTTTGATTGAATTATGTGTATTCGTAGCTTCCAAGTACACGCGATCAAAAGTCCGTAAGGCTTTGCCCAATGAATTTGCTTATATCATTGAAGAATTGTTATCCAAAGACGGAAATGGCTATACTAACAAAGAAGATTATTATAGTGAAATTATTGGCAGTATTATTTTATTAGATAGAGGGTCTGAGTTTATTACAGCTATTTCTTATCTTATTCAACGTCTTGTAGTAGATCAGCTCCATGTAGTCGGTGATATTTATGATAGAGGCCCTTACCCAGATAAAATCATTGATACCTTGATAGAACACCATTCGGTTGATGTTCAATGGGGCAATCACGATATTTTGTGGATGGGAGCGGCAAGTGGATCAGCGGTTTGTATTGCAAATGTTCTACGGATCAGTGCTCGCTATGATAATTTAGAAATTATTGAAGATGCTTATGGCATTTCATTACGCCAATTGCTTACATTTGCCGAAATGACTTATCCAGAAGACTTGAACAGCTGTTTTTATCCTAAAATAGACCCTGATAAAGAAGATTATTTTGAAGATGAAGTACGTCAAATTACTAAAATGCATCAAGCAATCTCAGTGATCCAATTTAAACTTGAAGGAGAAATTATCAAGCGTCACTCTGAGTTCCAATTAGATCACCGCTTGTTGTTAAGCGATATCGATTACGAAAAAGGAACCATTACAATCAAAGGTACAGAGTATCCTTTATTAAATACAAATTTTCCGACGATTGATCCAGCTGACCCTTATACCTTAACACCAGAAGAAGAACTAGTAGTTGAAAAACTGGTTACAGCTTTTAAAAACTGCGAACGGCTTCAAAAACATATTGCTTACTTATATCGCAAAGGCAGTATGTATCTGACCTATAATGATAATTTATTGTTCCATGGTTGTATGCCATTGACTGAAGATGGAGAATTTATGGGGATGGAGATTCAAGGAGAACAGTATGCCGGCAGAAAGTTGTTGGATAAATTTGAAGAAGTTTTACGAAAAGGATATTTAAATAAAGATCATAAAGATAATGAAAAGTATTTAGATTATGTTTGGTATCTATGGACGGGACCGGTCTCTTCTCTTTTTGGAAAAGACCAAATGACGACCTTCGAACGGTATTATGTTGCCGATAAAGCTACACATGAAGAAAAGAAAAATGCGTATTACAAGATGCGAAATGATGAAAAAACATGTGAAAAAATTCTGAACGAATTTGGATTAGATCCTCTTAAAGGTCACATCATTAATGGGCATACACCAGTGAAAGAAAAGCGTGGAGAAGATCCAATTAAAGCAAATGGACGTATCATTGTGATCGACGGTGGATTCTCAAAAGCTTACCAAGGTACCACTGGTTTAGCAGGGTATACACTTTTATACAATTCGTATGGAATGGTTTTAGTCTCACACCAACCATTTACTTCTGTCAGTGAGGCAATTGAAAACGAAATAGATATCATGTCTACAAGAAGAGTTATCGACCGAGAACTAGATCGGAAAAAAGTAAGAGAAACCGATGTCGGCAAAGAATTGACTAAGCAAGTAAGCGATTTGAATGCACTATTGGCTGCTTACCGTAATGGGGACATTATTGAAAAAACTAGACAAAATCATACTGTTCTTAAGTAA